One genomic region from Thiovulum sp. ES encodes:
- a CDS encoding hypothetical protein (PFAM: Protein of unknown function (DUF507)), whose translation MKIGLKHTNYLANKIVVELNKSGLVSFNKGLENVVEIAHDMIEYNIKNEKALEERTREIIEEKKDQVDDNFIDERELFKMVKRQLAPEYNFLLNYEDRFSDLAHTILGVMMDEESIIFKVEKVRIQSIIFEAMLDYLETRFDIEDTVYEKLSKYKKKIYPGTDEYQIVFDKLYEEELRRSGGMA comes from the coding sequence GTGAAAATTGGTCTTAAACACACAAATTATCTAGCAAACAAAATTGTTGTTGAGTTAAATAAAAGCGGTTTAGTCTCTTTTAATAAAGGTCTTGAAAATGTTGTTGAAATCGCTCATGACATGATTGAATACAATATTAAAAATGAGAAAGCTCTTGAAGAACGAACTCGAGAAATAATTGAAGAGAAAAAAGATCAAGTTGATGATAATTTTATTGACGAACGAGAACTTTTTAAAATGGTAAAAAGACAACTCGCACCAGAGTATAATTTTTTATTAAATTATGAAGATAGATTCTCTGATTTAGCTCATACAATTTTAGGAGTGATGATGGATGAAGAGTCCATAATTTTTAAAGTTGAAAAAGTGAGAATCCAAAGTATTATTTTTGAGGCGATGCTGGATTATTTGGAGACTCGTTTTGATATTGAAGATACTGTTTATGAAAAATTGTCAAAATATAAGAAAAAAATCTATCCAGGAACTGATGAATATCAAATTGTTTTTGACAAACTTTATGAAGAAGAGTTACGGCGAAGCGGTGGAATGGCTTAA
- a CDS encoding putative membrane-bound metal-dependent hydrolase (DUF457) (PFAM: Predicted membrane-bound metal-dependent hydrolase (DUF457)), with the protein MANFKTHMVVGASASGVSSTLLLSGGTVSGSEAFLLFTLGSLASLLPDLDSKTSVPFKITSSLLSVFLAFFVIFSKPNYSLFEMAILWFGTFYGIRHLATPLFLKMTSHRGIFHSIPMALLFGLVGSIAMKSFFWTGNSIALWSGFFITFGYLVHLTLDEIYSVDLTNHRLKKSFGTALSIWKKDNVLGMIALYSAVIFLSAMINFDPIFQTLGNEHFYMELSEKLFPKGTWFENLFHF; encoded by the coding sequence ATGGCAAATTTTAAAACACACATGGTTGTTGGGGCTTCAGCCTCTGGAGTCTCATCAACACTTCTACTTTCGGGTGGAACTGTTTCAGGAAGTGAGGCATTTTTGCTTTTCACACTTGGGAGTCTCGCTTCACTTCTTCCCGATTTAGACTCAAAAACATCTGTCCCATTCAAAATCACCTCATCGCTACTTTCAGTTTTTTTAGCATTTTTTGTAATTTTCAGCAAACCAAACTATTCACTTTTTGAAATGGCAATTTTGTGGTTTGGAACTTTTTACGGCATTCGACATTTGGCAACTCCGCTATTTCTAAAAATGACATCTCACCGCGGAATTTTTCACTCAATTCCAATGGCACTACTGTTTGGATTAGTTGGCTCAATTGCGATGAAAAGCTTTTTTTGGACTGGAAACTCTATCGCACTTTGGAGCGGATTTTTTATCACTTTTGGATATTTAGTGCATTTGACACTTGACGAAATTTACAGTGTCGATTTGACAAATCACCGACTGAAAAAATCGTTTGGAACTGCTCTCTCAATTTGGAAAAAAGATAATGTTCTAGGCATGATTGCACTTTACAGTGCTGTAATTTTTTTAAGTGCGATGATAAATTTTGATCCAATTTTTCAAACTCTCGGAAACGAACATTTTTACATGGAGCTTTCAGAAAAACTATTTCCAAAAGGAACTTGGTTTGAAAATCTTTTTCATTTTTAA
- a CDS encoding ATPase component of ABC transporters with duplicated ATPase domain (PFAM: ABC transporter), translating to MLQTINLTKRYGNRILFDHINLKLDRNKRYGLIGANGAGKSTFMKILSGEIDEFEGEISIENGMRVGVLGQNQFAFEEFTILDAVLFGNKRLYDAVKEKEKLYMEGDFTNDEVNNRLGELEVICVEEDPTYEYEVNITKILEGLGIPESEIRNTMSSLSSADKFKVLLAQVLFPKPEVLFLDEPTNNLDLEAISWLEHQLQRHEGTMIVISHDRHFLNEVVTHVLDLDYRTIREFTGNYNDWYLASTVIAKKQDMERNKKLKEKEELESFIRRFSANASKAKQATSRQKQLDKLNLEDVKPSSRRDPSIVFKPSRTIGNDILIFENVTFGYPDGERKLFNNSTLKFEHGDKIALIGTNGVGKSTLLNLIVGELTPESGTVKFGATVQSSYFPQDTTDRIVGDSSLYDWLKGFNPKGDLAEVRNCLGRMLFSGEEQEKSVKSISGGEKHRMMLSKMMLESGNFLILDEPNNHLDLESIIALGEAIHNFEGNAIVVSHDRELLDSFANRIIEILPNGEIRDFRGTYEDYRETYK from the coding sequence TTGACAGAAATAAAAGATACGGACTTATCGGTGCAAATGGTGCGGGCAAATCTACATTTATGAAAATTTTGTCAGGCGAGATTGATGAATTTGAAGGTGAAATTTCTATCGAAAATGGAATGCGAGTTGGTGTTTTAGGACAAAATCAATTTGCCTTCGAGGAATTCACAATTTTAGATGCTGTTCTTTTTGGAAACAAGCGACTTTATGATGCAGTGAAAGAGAAAGAAAAGCTTTATATGGAAGGTGATTTTACAAACGATGAGGTCAATAATCGGCTCGGTGAATTGGAAGTTATCTGTGTTGAAGAAGACCCAACTTACGAATATGAAGTAAATATTACAAAAATTCTTGAGGGGCTTGGAATTCCAGAGAGTGAAATCAGAAATACAATGAGTTCGCTTTCAAGTGCGGATAAATTCAAAGTTCTTCTTGCACAAGTGCTTTTTCCAAAACCAGAAGTCCTATTTCTCGATGAGCCAACAAACAACCTCGACCTAGAAGCGATTTCTTGGTTGGAACATCAATTGCAACGACACGAAGGAACAATGATTGTTATTTCTCACGACCGACACTTTTTGAATGAAGTCGTTACTCATGTTCTTGATTTGGATTACAGAACAATTCGAGAATTTACAGGAAACTACAACGACTGGTATCTTGCTTCAACTGTTATTGCTAAAAAGCAGGATATGGAAAGAAACAAAAAGTTGAAAGAGAAAGAGGAACTTGAGTCATTTATCCGACGATTCTCTGCGAATGCTTCAAAAGCAAAACAGGCAACTTCACGACAAAAACAACTTGACAAACTGAACTTAGAAGATGTAAAACCGAGTAGCAGACGAGACCCAAGTATCGTATTTAAACCAAGCAGAACAATCGGAAATGATATTTTAATTTTTGAAAATGTAACTTTTGGCTATCCAGATGGCGAACGAAAACTTTTCAATAATTCCACTCTTAAATTTGAACACGGCGATAAAATTGCATTAATTGGAACAAATGGAGTTGGAAAATCTACACTTTTAAACCTCATCGTTGGTGAATTGACTCCAGAAAGTGGAACTGTAAAATTTGGTGCGACTGTTCAATCGAGCTATTTTCCACAAGATACGACTGATCGAATTGTTGGCGACTCATCTCTTTATGACTGGTTAAAAGGTTTCAATCCAAAAGGTGATTTGGCTGAAGTGCGAAATTGTCTCGGTCGAATGCTTTTCAGTGGTGAAGAGCAAGAAAAAAGTGTTAAAAGCATTTCTGGAGGTGAAAAACACCGAATGATGTTGTCTAAAATGATGCTTGAAAGTGGAAACTTTTTAATTCTTGACGAACCAAACAACCACCTCGATCTAGAATCAATAATCGCTCTTGGTGAAGCAATTCACAATTTTGAGGGAAATGCAATTGTCGTCAGCCATGACCGTGAATTACTTGATTCTTTTGCAAACCGAATTATTGAAATTCTTCCAAATGGTGAAATTCGTGATTTCCGTGGAACTTACGAAGATTATCGAGAAACTTACAAATAA